One window of Helicobacter winghamensis ATCC BAA-430 genomic DNA carries:
- the trxA gene encoding thioredoxin has product MAGYIELTEQNFEETIKDGVVMVDFWAPWCGPCRMIAPVIDKLAADYAGKAKICKVNTDEQQTLASKFGIRSIPTIYFYKNGEKVDEMIGAASEQAFKDKIDGLL; this is encoded by the coding sequence ATGGCTGGTTATATTGAATTAACAGAGCAAAATTTTGAAGAAACAATCAAAGATGGTGTTGTAATGGTGGATTTTTGGGCGCCTTGGTGCGGACCTTGTAGAATGATTGCACCTGTGATTGACAAGCTTGCAGCAGATTATGCAGGAAAGGCAAAAATTTGTAAGGTTAATACAGATGAGCAACAAACTCTAGCTTCAAAGTTTGGAATCCGATCAATTCCTACAATTTACTTCTATAAAAATGGAGAAAAAGTAGATGAAATGATTGGTGCAGCTAGTGAGCAGGCGTTTAAAGATAAGATTGATGGTTTGTTGTAA
- the trxB gene encoding thioredoxin-disulfide reductase, producing the protein MLELAIIGGGPAGLSAGLYATRGGLKDVVMFEKGMPGGQITSSSEMENYPGVAEVKSGFDFMMPWQEQCFRFGLKHEMAEVVRVKKVGNHFGILLSDGKEIESKSVIVATGGSPKKSGVKGEDVFWGKGVSSCATCDGFFYKGKEVAILGGGDTAIEEAIYLAKICSKVTIIHRRNEFRASPITLERAKKESNIEFLTPYGINEILGDDSGVTGLELKNLENGEAKKIEIACLFVLIGYNVNNSVLLQENGSSICALSEFGEALVNLKMETNIPGLFVAGDLRIDAPKQVVCAAADGATAALGAIEYVDHHK; encoded by the coding sequence ATGTTGGAATTAGCAATTATTGGCGGTGGTCCTGCAGGATTGAGTGCAGGATTATATGCAACAAGAGGCGGCTTAAAAGATGTTGTAATGTTTGAAAAAGGAATGCCCGGCGGACAAATCACTTCAAGTAGTGAAATGGAAAATTACCCCGGTGTTGCTGAAGTTAAGAGTGGATTTGACTTTATGATGCCTTGGCAAGAGCAATGCTTTCGCTTTGGGCTAAAGCACGAAATGGCAGAAGTTGTGAGAGTAAAAAAAGTGGGCAATCACTTTGGAATCCTTTTAAGTGATGGTAAAGAGATAGAATCTAAATCTGTGATTGTAGCAACTGGCGGAAGCCCTAAAAAATCAGGCGTAAAAGGCGAAGATGTGTTTTGGGGCAAGGGCGTTAGCTCTTGTGCAACTTGCGATGGATTTTTTTATAAAGGCAAGGAAGTTGCAATTTTAGGCGGTGGTGATACAGCTATTGAAGAGGCAATTTACTTGGCTAAAATTTGTTCAAAAGTTACTATAATCCACAGAAGAAATGAATTCCGTGCTTCACCTATTACGCTAGAGAGAGCAAAAAAGGAATCTAATATTGAATTTTTAACGCCCTATGGGATTAATGAGATTTTGGGTGATGATTCTGGGGTTACAGGATTAGAACTTAAGAACTTGGAAAATGGAGAGGCAAAAAAAATAGAAATCGCGTGCCTTTTTGTGTTAATTGGTTATAATGTGAATAATTCTGTGCTTTTGCAAGAAAATGGCAGTAGCATTTGCGCGCTTAGTGAGTTTGGTGAAGCACTTGTAAATTTGAAAATGGAAACAAATATTCCCGGATTGTTTGTTGCAGGGGATTTAAGAATTGATGCACCAAAACAAGTTGTATGTGCAGCAGCAGATGGTGCGACAGCTGCACTTGGTGCGATTGAATATGTTGATCATCACAAATAA
- a CDS encoding major outer membrane protein encodes MNFLKLSLAASVALGAFSTASFAQPLEEAIKGVDVSGYLRYRYNDDRYDNGNDDVSGSNATHRWRAQADFKTPVVNSVAMNLGIMYNNENQNVNHGNGKDFGAGTITPGFGDGLGAGKDGDFGVSTFYATITPDVTATTVMIGKQRLATPITDAGDDRATGILALNNDITGLTLVGGAFDSWSLDDMYAGYNGDETSVDKPLYTLAAIYNTDTSFGNIGAQAWGFYVQDLVDASGFLELSWKGSLLNAKLQYALAKLANHEEIINRGAAEANDLLSFQIGADFTNDFNIPLEAKLGYITNFQDGTAVMFDDEGALAKAGKLWWQNPTTGITFGLGKIIGGGFDTSDFANEAEINVFYGALSYGFIENRLRVGLEGVYGESELTAHKGGAQVSKVEFTEITPTISWQHNKNLNISAFYAMLNTEDKTNGVKSPDQDRNRARVEVKYSF; translated from the coding sequence ATGAATTTTCTAAAATTAAGTTTGGCAGCAAGTGTTGCACTAGGTGCATTCTCTACAGCAAGTTTTGCACAACCACTAGAGGAAGCAATCAAAGGTGTAGATGTAAGTGGATATCTAAGATACCGCTACAATGATGACAGATATGATAATGGTAATGATGATGTAAGTGGAAGCAACGCTACACACAGATGGAGAGCGCAAGCAGATTTCAAAACTCCTGTTGTTAATAGCGTAGCAATGAACTTAGGAATTATGTATAACAATGAAAACCAAAATGTCAATCATGGCAATGGCAAGGACTTTGGCGCTGGCACTATTACTCCTGGGTTCGGTGATGGTCTAGGTGCTGGTAAAGATGGAGATTTTGGTGTAAGCACATTCTATGCGACAATCACTCCAGATGTAACAGCTACAACTGTAATGATCGGTAAGCAACGCCTTGCTACTCCTATAACAGATGCTGGCGATGATAGAGCAACAGGTATTTTAGCTCTAAACAACGATATCACAGGACTTACTCTAGTAGGTGGTGCATTTGACTCTTGGAGTTTAGATGATATGTATGCTGGGTATAATGGTGATGAAACTTCAGTAGATAAGCCACTTTATACTTTAGCTGCGATTTATAATACAGATACAAGTTTTGGTAATATCGGTGCGCAAGCTTGGGGATTCTATGTGCAAGATTTAGTAGATGCTTCAGGATTCTTAGAGCTATCTTGGAAAGGAAGCTTATTAAACGCTAAATTACAATATGCTCTTGCAAAACTTGCAAACCATGAAGAAATTATTAATCGTGGAGCTGCTGAAGCAAATGATTTGCTTTCATTCCAAATTGGTGCGGATTTCACAAATGATTTCAATATCCCACTAGAAGCAAAACTTGGTTATATCACAAACTTCCAAGATGGAACAGCGGTAATGTTTGATGATGAGGGTGCATTAGCAAAAGCTGGTAAGTTATGGTGGCAAAACCCTACAACAGGTATTACATTTGGTTTAGGAAAAATAATCGGTGGTGGTTTTGATACTAGCGATTTTGCAAATGAAGCAGAAATTAATGTGTTCTATGGCGCACTTAGCTATGGCTTCATTGAAAACAGATTAAGAGTAGGTCTTGAAGGTGTTTATGGTGAGAGCGAATTAACAGCTCATAAAGGTGGTGCTCAAGTGAGTAAAGTTGAATTTACAGAAATCACTCCAACAATTAGTTGGCAACACAATAAAAACCTAAATATCTCTGCGTTTTATGCAATGCTAAATACAGAAGATAAAACAAATGGTGTGAAGTCACCAGATCAAGATAGAAACAGAGCAAGGGTAGAAGTAAAATACTCTTTCTAG
- a CDS encoding flagellar biosynthesis anti-sigma factor FlgM, whose translation MISHLMSNATFSTAINQANNKNTSQINVKNDSIDDKQKTKETAKLESSSKVDTIKDAIKNGTYKLDLRGSAEKLAQELLR comes from the coding sequence GTGATTAGTCATTTGATGAGCAATGCGACTTTTTCAACAGCTATTAATCAAGCAAATAATAAAAACACTTCGCAGATTAATGTAAAAAATGATTCCATTGATGATAAGCAAAAGACAAAAGAAACTGCAAAGTTAGAATCTAGTTCTAAGGTTGATACAATTAAAGACGCAATTAAAAATGGGACATATAAACTTGATTTAAGGGGAAGTGCAGAAAAATTGGCACAAGAATTGCTTAGATAA
- the flgK gene encoding flagellar hook-associated protein FlgK, with product MGGLLSSLNTPYTGLTGHQVMVDVTGNNIANANNEFYSRQVVRSSAQTPLWKQNYALGQGLNILTVERVHDEYSFMRYKKASSEKTFYDTSFSGLKEASAYYPEVDGVGIYKDLQSYFNAWKDLSTKAGDPAQKIALAEQAKTLTKNIQETRKSLEYLQQRLNDEMKVAVDEVNRLGEQIAILNKQIAEYENQDMNKKANDLRDLRDQYEFEINNLIGCDVFKQNVQGSACVDKDIADFDDDYTLTIGGKSIVDGTSFHPLVLDNSENPSGIYTIKYLRSDHKPYDLTNSLNQGKVGALLDLIRTEDVLNCNGTLGKLQVYINDLDTFANGIIEATNNIYAESSQRSAKSDQLTLDARDALTTSGYNVREGTFKVVMYDKDGKELGAREVTINNLTTMQDIVNQLNGNVDDNKDGNPLNDFDDRFQAVYNNDSKTFSITSKNPAEDIFISIQDNGTNFAGAFGVNRFFDGNDASNIELAQQYREDPTLIRAYREAVDGNFVIANKMQQLQFDKITFTDYKGEQREETISGYFRYIAGKVASETQATQTTQSTKEAVYSATKQEYKALCEVSVDDELVNLIRFQSGYSANAKMITTIDEMINTLLGIKS from the coding sequence ATGGGTGGATTACTCTCATCTTTAAATACCCCTTACACTGGGCTAACTGGACATCAAGTTATGGTAGATGTTACCGGAAATAACATTGCTAATGCAAACAATGAATTTTATTCTCGTCAAGTGGTGCGTTCTTCTGCGCAAACTCCCCTTTGGAAGCAAAACTATGCATTAGGGCAAGGCTTAAATATCTTAACCGTTGAGCGTGTGCATGATGAATACAGCTTTATGCGTTATAAAAAGGCAAGTTCAGAAAAAACTTTTTATGATACTAGCTTTTCAGGGCTTAAGGAAGCTTCGGCATATTACCCAGAAGTTGATGGAGTTGGAATCTACAAGGATTTGCAAAGCTATTTTAACGCTTGGAAAGATCTCTCTACAAAAGCAGGAGATCCAGCGCAAAAAATCGCCTTAGCAGAGCAGGCAAAAACATTAACTAAAAATATCCAAGAAACGCGTAAATCTTTAGAGTATTTGCAACAACGCTTAAATGATGAAATGAAAGTAGCAGTTGATGAAGTTAATCGACTAGGCGAGCAAATTGCGATTTTAAATAAACAGATTGCAGAATACGAAAATCAAGACATGAATAAAAAGGCAAATGATTTGCGTGATTTGCGCGATCAATATGAATTTGAAATTAATAATTTAATTGGTTGCGATGTCTTTAAACAAAATGTGCAAGGAAGCGCTTGTGTAGATAAAGATATTGCTGATTTTGATGATGATTACACACTAACAATTGGCGGTAAATCTATCGTAGATGGAACTTCTTTTCATCCTTTGGTTTTGGATAATTCCGAAAATCCAAGTGGAATCTATACGATTAAATATCTAAGAAGCGATCATAAGCCCTACGACTTAACAAACTCTTTAAATCAAGGTAAAGTTGGAGCATTGTTAGACTTAATCCGCACAGAAGATGTATTAAATTGTAATGGAACACTAGGTAAGCTTCAAGTTTATATTAATGATTTAGATACTTTTGCAAATGGAATCATAGAAGCTACAAATAATATCTATGCAGAATCTTCTCAAAGAAGCGCAAAGAGTGATCAATTAACACTAGATGCAAGGGACGCACTAACAACAAGTGGTTACAATGTTCGTGAAGGGACATTTAAAGTTGTAATGTATGATAAAGACGGCAAAGAGCTAGGCGCTAGGGAAGTTACTATTAATAATCTTACAACAATGCAAGATATTGTTAATCAGCTAAATGGTAATGTTGATGATAATAAAGATGGAAATCCACTAAATGACTTTGATGATCGCTTTCAAGCAGTGTATAATAATGATTCTAAAACCTTTAGTATCACTTCTAAAAATCCCGCAGAAGATATTTTTATCTCAATCCAAGATAATGGCACAAATTTCGCTGGGGCTTTTGGAGTAAATCGCTTTTTTGACGGAAATGACGCAAGTAATATTGAACTAGCTCAACAATACCGCGAAGATCCTACACTAATTAGAGCTTATAGGGAAGCAGTAGATGGAAACTTTGTTATAGCAAACAAAATGCAACAACTTCAATTTGACAAGATTACTTTTACAGATTATAAAGGCGAACAGCGCGAAGAAACAATTAGTGGGTATTTTCGTTACATTGCAGGTAAAGTTGCTTCAGAGACACAAGCCACGCAAACTACACAAAGCACAAAAGAAGCAGTTTATAGTGCCACAAAGCAAGAGTATAAGGCACTTTGCGAAGTCTCTGTTGATGATGAGCTTGTGAATCTTATTAGATTCCAAAGTGGATATAGCGCAAATGCGAAGATGATAACAACTATTGACGAGATGATAAACACACTTCTAGGCATTAAGAGTTAG
- a CDS encoding NUDIX hydrolase has product MQPKNISNIRFCACEDSKYIKPKRMQFTENGKERSWDIIEAHDSVAALLYHTQKEAFVIVKQFRPAVFLKESNRSTKHLKSEIGYTFELCAGITDKDKPLNVIMQEEILEECGYNIPLENITQITEFYSSVGFAGSKQTLFFATLDESYRQNLGGGVDDENIEVIFIPKKEAYDFILDSGFPKTSGIMFAFLWYFRNHA; this is encoded by the coding sequence ATGCAACCAAAAAATATTTCAAATATCCGCTTTTGTGCGTGTGAAGATTCCAAATACATTAAACCAAAAAGAATGCAATTTACAGAAAATGGCAAAGAACGCAGTTGGGATATTATTGAAGCGCACGATAGCGTTGCTGCGCTGCTCTATCACACACAAAAAGAAGCCTTTGTTATTGTTAAGCAATTTCGTCCTGCCGTCTTTTTAAAAGAAAGTAATCGTAGCACAAAACATTTAAAAAGCGAGATAGGCTACACCTTTGAACTCTGTGCTGGAATCACTGATAAAGACAAACCACTAAATGTAATTATGCAAGAAGAGATTTTAGAAGAATGCGGATACAATATTCCTTTAGAAAATATTACACAAATTACAGAATTTTACAGCTCTGTGGGCTTTGCTGGAAGCAAGCAAACGCTGTTTTTTGCAACATTAGATGAGAGTTATCGCCAAAATTTAGGTGGCGGGGTTGATGATGAAAATATAGAAGTTATCTTTATACCTAAAAAGGAAGCTTATGACTTTATTTTAGATTCTGGATTCCCCAAGACTTCCGGGATAATGTTTGCCTTTCTTTGGTATTTTAGGAATCACGCATAA
- the fliI gene encoding flagellar protein export ATPase FliI codes for MALRNLRERLNGLNLSPTFGLIVKVEQGFLLANGLTPRIGDIVRILSEDNQSMGMVTALEKDCFKITPFSFIEGTKVGDKVYLNTRGLQIPVGLEILGRVINPLGEAIDGKGAIRAQGAMPIIRAPIEAMKRGMINEVFSVGVKSIDGLLTCGKGQKLGIFAGSGVGKSTLMGMIVRGATAKIKVIALIGERGREVPEFVEKNLGGDLTNTVLIVATSDDSPLMRKYGAFAAMSVAEYFKAKGEDVLFMMDSVTRFAMAQREIGLALGEPPTSKGYPPSVLTLLPQLMERAGKEEGQGSITAYFTVLVEGDDMSDPIADQSRSILDGHIVLDRSLTDFGIYPPINVLNSASRLMGDVANKEHIEAARKFRRLYAMLKENEVLIRIGAYQAGSDKDLDEAISKKGVMEEYLKQDCDVAITYEESVQKLIDIMR; via the coding sequence ATGGCTTTAAGAAATTTAAGAGAACGCTTAAATGGCTTGAATTTATCGCCGACTTTTGGGCTTATTGTTAAGGTTGAGCAAGGGTTTTTGCTAGCAAATGGATTAACTCCACGCATTGGCGATATTGTAAGAATTTTGAGCGAAGATAATCAAAGTATGGGAATGGTTACCGCGCTTGAAAAAGACTGCTTTAAAATCACGCCTTTTTCGTTTATTGAAGGCACAAAAGTAGGCGATAAGGTGTATTTAAACACGCGCGGATTGCAAATTCCTGTGGGTTTAGAGATTTTAGGAAGAGTGATTAATCCTTTAGGGGAAGCCATAGACGGCAAGGGAGCAATTAGAGCGCAAGGGGCTATGCCAATTATCCGCGCGCCTATTGAGGCGATGAAGCGGGGAATGATTAATGAAGTCTTTAGTGTAGGGGTTAAAAGTATTGATGGTTTGCTTACTTGTGGCAAGGGGCAAAAGCTTGGAATCTTTGCGGGAAGTGGGGTTGGAAAATCCACTTTAATGGGTATGATTGTGCGCGGTGCAACTGCTAAGATTAAAGTGATTGCGCTCATTGGTGAGCGGGGGCGTGAAGTGCCAGAGTTTGTGGAAAAAAACTTAGGTGGAGATTTGACAAACACGGTGTTAATTGTCGCAACGAGTGATGATTCCCCGCTAATGCGAAAGTATGGCGCATTTGCTGCAATGAGTGTTGCAGAATATTTTAAGGCAAAGGGTGAAGATGTGCTTTTTATGATGGATTCTGTAACGCGCTTTGCAATGGCTCAAAGAGAAATTGGGCTGGCACTAGGTGAGCCACCAACTAGTAAGGGCTATCCCCCATCTGTTTTGACACTTCTGCCACAACTTATGGAGCGTGCTGGAAAAGAAGAGGGGCAGGGTTCAATCACTGCTTATTTTACCGTGCTTGTGGAAGGTGATGATATGAGCGATCCTATTGCAGATCAAAGCCGAAGTATTTTAGATGGACATATTGTGCTTGATCGTTCTTTAACGGATTTTGGGATTTATCCGCCTATTAATGTGCTAAACTCTGCTTCAAGGCTAATGGGTGATGTGGCAAACAAAGAACATATTGAAGCAGCTAGGAAGTTTCGTCGCTTATATGCAATGCTAAAAGAAAATGAAGTGTTAATAAGAATTGGCGCATATCAAGCAGGAAGCGATAAGGATTTAGACGAAGCTATTTCTAAAAAAGGGGTAATGGAAGAGTATCTAAAGCAAGATTGTGATGTGGCGATTACCTATGAAGAAAGTGTGCAAAAACTCATTGATATAATGCGCTAA
- a CDS encoding NAD(P)H-dependent glycerol-3-phosphate dehydrogenase, translated as MPKISVFGGGAWGSALHFAFKEKNPAFIISRKNLDSTFQITQKQAQDSDYFVVAIASSALHLWLSSNPLPKNAKILVASKGIANGQFVSEIFESFYPNASLSYLAGPSFAKEVRSSLPCALNIHSHKMELAKEWCALFPSFIKPYISLDIIGGEVGGAYKNVIAIASGICDGLGLGNNARASLIARGLVEMARFGKFFGALDSTFLGLSGAGDLFLTANSTLSRNFRVGLYLAQGKTLTEILETLGEVAEGVKTSQEIYALATKHNIYTPIAKEVALIIKGKSPKQSLLDLMQS; from the coding sequence ATGCCTAAAATCAGCGTTTTTGGTGGTGGAGCTTGGGGAAGTGCGTTGCACTTTGCTTTTAAAGAAAAAAATCCCGCTTTTATTATCTCGCGTAAAAATTTGGATTCCACATTTCAAATCACGCAAAAGCAAGCCCAAGACAGCGATTATTTTGTTGTAGCAATTGCTAGCTCGGCGTTACATTTATGGCTTAGTTCTAATCCACTTCCTAAAAACGCTAAGATTTTAGTTGCTTCAAAGGGGATTGCAAATGGGCAATTTGTTAGCGAAATCTTTGAATCTTTCTATCCAAATGCAAGTTTAAGCTATCTTGCTGGACCAAGTTTTGCCAAAGAAGTGCGAAGCTCACTGCCTTGTGCGTTAAATATCCACTCTCACAAAATGGAGCTTGCAAAAGAATGGTGCGCGCTTTTTCCTAGTTTTATTAAACCTTATATCTCTTTAGATATTATCGGTGGTGAAGTTGGCGGAGCATATAAAAATGTGATTGCTATTGCTAGTGGGATTTGTGATGGTCTAGGGCTTGGAAACAATGCCCGCGCCTCGCTAATTGCTAGGGGATTAGTAGAAATGGCACGATTTGGCAAGTTTTTTGGTGCGTTAGATTCCACATTTTTAGGATTATCAGGTGCTGGAGATTTGTTTTTAACCGCAAATTCCACTTTATCACGAAACTTCCGCGTGGGACTTTATTTAGCACAAGGAAAGACACTTACAGAGATTTTAGAAACACTTGGTGAAGTCGCTGAAGGCGTGAAAACTTCACAAGAAATCTACGCGCTAGCAACTAAACATAATATCTACACACCTATTGCCAAAGAAGTGGCATTAATTATCAAAGGCAAAAGCCCAAAACAAAGCCTACTAGATTTAATGCAAAGCTAA
- a CDS encoding peptidoglycan DD-metalloendopeptidase family protein gives MHIIKQLKTSKFFKNTLKFCFTFTTFGAFSHAATIQESKWEQGQTLLTFFEKNAIPLKTYYDLAPEDKELADEIIGGSTYYALYDDSVLLQALIPINENSQLHIFKQGDKYGMRAIPIVYFSKEHTISLSVDNSLYNDIIHLTGDSFLASDFIQAYKGSVDFRREVRKGDQLAIIYERKYRLGKNFGAPNIKASTLKVSNNNQYVIRHEDGHFYDLKGNNLSKYLLTIPLQYKRISSHFSMGRKHPILGYKRPHLGTDYAAPRHTPIRASGNGKVIFAGTKGGYGRTVIIQHDNGYRTLYAHMHKIERGIRAGSQVKQGRKIGTVGSTGLSTGPHLHFGLYKNGNAVNPIKHLRVTQSKLQGKEKESFLATAKTYEKALQAALEEDKLQNTPFKRAKNGYIVYLNQNNENLN, from the coding sequence ATGCACATTATCAAACAGCTAAAAACTTCAAAATTCTTTAAAAATACACTTAAATTTTGCTTTACTTTTACAACATTTGGGGCATTTTCGCACGCTGCGACAATCCAAGAATCCAAATGGGAACAAGGACAAACACTTCTTACTTTCTTTGAAAAAAATGCGATTCCTTTAAAGACTTATTATGATCTTGCTCCAGAAGATAAAGAACTTGCTGATGAAATTATTGGTGGAAGCACTTATTACGCGCTTTATGATGATTCCGTGCTTTTACAGGCATTAATTCCTATTAATGAAAATTCTCAACTTCATATTTTTAAACAAGGTGATAAATACGGAATGCGTGCGATTCCTATTGTGTATTTCTCAAAAGAACATACCATTTCACTTTCTGTAGATAATTCCCTTTATAATGATATTATTCATCTAACTGGAGATAGCTTTTTAGCAAGTGATTTTATCCAAGCCTACAAAGGAAGTGTAGATTTTCGCCGTGAAGTGCGCAAGGGCGATCAGTTAGCAATCATTTATGAACGCAAATATCGCTTAGGCAAGAACTTTGGCGCACCAAATATTAAGGCTTCCACACTCAAAGTTAGCAACAATAATCAATATGTAATCCGCCACGAAGATGGACATTTTTATGATTTAAAAGGGAATAATTTAAGCAAATATCTTTTAACGATTCCTTTGCAATACAAAAGAATATCCTCACATTTTTCAATGGGGAGAAAACACCCTATTTTAGGATATAAACGACCGCATTTAGGCACAGATTATGCTGCACCTAGGCATACACCAATCCGTGCTTCTGGCAATGGCAAAGTTATATTTGCTGGAACAAAAGGTGGTTATGGTAGAACCGTGATTATTCAACACGACAATGGATACAGAACGCTTTATGCGCATATGCACAAAATTGAACGCGGAATCCGTGCTGGCTCACAAGTCAAACAAGGGAGAAAAATCGGCACAGTTGGTAGCACAGGACTTAGCACAGGACCACATTTACACTTTGGCTTATACAAAAATGGAAATGCTGTTAATCCTATCAAGCATTTAAGGGTTACACAATCCAAACTTCAAGGCAAGGAAAAAGAAAGCTTCTTAGCCACAGCAAAAACCTATGAAAAAGCACTTCAAGCAGCCCTAGAAGAAGATAAACTGCAAAATACGCCTTTTAAGCGTGCAAAAAATGGCTATATCGTATATCTTAATCAAAACAATGAGAATCTTAACTAA
- the greA gene encoding transcription elongation factor GreA, translating to MTEYGYNKLITELKNLKEVERPNNIIEIDTAREHGDLKENAEYHAARERQLFLDARINELTQLVAEARVIDPATLPHDKVSFGSTITLEDLDTEENYTYTIVGATESNPEKGLISYHSPLAKQLLGKIVGDEVAVTLPKGRVDYEILEITYKPIVF from the coding sequence ATGACAGAATATGGCTATAATAAGCTAATTACTGAACTTAAGAATCTAAAAGAAGTGGAACGCCCAAATAATATTATTGAAATTGATACCGCTAGAGAACACGGCGATTTAAAGGAAAATGCAGAATACCACGCCGCAAGAGAACGCCAACTTTTTTTAGACGCGCGCATTAATGAGCTAACACAACTTGTTGCAGAAGCGCGTGTGATTGACCCAGCAACGCTCCCACACGATAAAGTTAGTTTTGGTTCAACAATCACACTAGAAGATTTAGATACAGAAGAGAATTACACATACACCATTGTTGGCGCAACTGAGAGCAATCCAGAAAAAGGCTTAATCTCTTATCACTCTCCCCTTGCTAAACAACTCTTGGGCAAGATTGTAGGCGATGAAGTGGCGGTTACCTTGCCTAAAGGGCGCGTGGATTATGAGATTTTAGAAATCACTTATAAACCAATTGTATTTTAA
- the lpxB gene encoding lipid-A-disaccharide synthase: protein MKPVKIFISALEYSANLHLLKLLDVFSKKEIPFILYGIFDTEVLKSYKSNFKSNLHNNSQNILNPSSFRVMGFSGILKLIPKFFSIKKELAKLASTSDIALFMDSSSFNIPLIRSIKKHSNNTNHSPHIVYYILPQVWAWKAYRAKILSEICDSLWGILPFECDFYPSNANLHYVGHPLLDSIPFSFKARQNSLKIAFMPGSRKAEIHTLFPIFKTLAKILKNQGKIPLLIIPQTFKDKDLSVIYGDFSDFEVVFDTYAGLKQCAFAFVCSGTATLESTLLGIPTILAYKTRTLDYYIAKALVKLNFIGLANIFLEFYAYKTPKNNPNPKIPPIHPEFLQHCVTPQNLLNAYETFDYTHFFTQKAKLIEYLKHGSAQTCAINLENLIKNLQK from the coding sequence TTGAAGCCTGTTAAAATCTTTATCTCTGCATTAGAATATTCCGCAAATTTACACCTTTTAAAACTCTTAGATGTATTTAGCAAAAAAGAGATTCCATTTATTCTTTATGGAATCTTTGATACAGAAGTGCTTAAAAGTTATAAAAGCAACTTTAAAAGTAATTTACACAACAATTCACAAAATATTTTAAACCCCTCTAGCTTTCGCGTAATGGGCTTTAGCGGAATCTTAAAACTAATTCCAAAGTTTTTCTCTATCAAAAAAGAGCTTGCAAAGCTTGCTAGCACAAGCGATATTGCGCTTTTTATGGATTCATCATCTTTTAATATTCCACTTATTCGCTCCATTAAAAAACACTCCAACAATACTAACCATTCTCCACACATCGTGTATTATATCCTGCCGCAAGTTTGGGCGTGGAAAGCCTATCGTGCAAAAATCTTAAGTGAAATATGCGATTCTCTTTGGGGGATTTTGCCTTTTGAGTGTGATTTTTATCCTAGTAACGCGAACTTACATTATGTGGGACACCCTTTGCTTGATAGTATTCCCTTCTCTTTTAAAGCGCGCCAAAATTCTCTAAAAATCGCCTTTATGCCCGGTTCAAGAAAAGCCGAAATTCACACACTTTTTCCTATTTTTAAAACTTTAGCAAAAATCCTTAAAAATCAAGGAAAGATTCCGCTACTTATCATTCCACAGACTTTTAAAGACAAGGATTTAAGCGTAATTTATGGTGATTTTAGCGATTTTGAAGTTGTTTTTGATACTTATGCAGGACTAAAACAATGCGCCTTTGCCTTTGTGTGTAGCGGAACGGCAACTTTGGAATCCACACTTTTAGGGATTCCAACAATTTTAGCTTACAAAACACGCACATTAGATTACTACATTGCTAAAGCACTTGTGAAGCTAAATTTTATAGGGCTAGCTAATATTTTCTTAGAATTTTATGCCTATAAAACGCCAAAAAACAATCCAAACCCTAAAATTCCACCCATTCACCCGGAGTTTTTGCAGCATTGTGTTACACCACAAAATTTGCTAAATGCGTATGAAACCTTTGATTACACGCATTTCTTTACTCAAAAAGCAAAGCTTATAGAATACTTAAAACACGGAAGTGCGCAAACTTGTGCAATAAATTTAGAAAATTTAATAAAAAATTTACAAAAATAA